Proteins found in one Wenzhouxiangella sp. XN201 genomic segment:
- a CDS encoding M20/M25/M40 family metallo-hydrolase, translating into MNFTLLLAAGLLLAGPLAAETFPKDDLVVARELREAALAGDGGYEIVADLTTRIGPRLAGSEADARAVEWAVKMFEEMGFDRVWTEPATFPTWHRGLERTEIVSPAHHELVTLALGFSPATPEGGIEAEVAMFDDLAALEAADESEVADRIVFIRNRMERTRTGAGYGRAVGARSVGSRVAEEKGALALVIRSIGTSNNRFAHTGMQRFDSDVRLLPAVAISNPDADLLERLMGGDEPVRIQVEVDAETVESYTSQNVIAEITGAEKPEEIVALGAHLDSWDVGTGAIDDGAGVAIVTEAARLIHELEQRPDRSIRVILFAAEEIGLWGGRAWAEARAEDIEDYQLVAESDFGAGEIYAISARVRDEAWPMIEAIQAELEPLGIELGRRQASGGPDFSPARPLGVAAVDLHQDGTEYFDYHHTVNDTLDKIEPEALKQNAAAYAVLAWLGAQSPVSFGSGETILAEEAEAEGGD; encoded by the coding sequence ATGAATTTCACGCTTTTGCTGGCCGCCGGCCTGCTATTGGCCGGTCCGCTGGCTGCCGAAACTTTTCCCAAAGATGATCTGGTCGTCGCGCGGGAGCTGCGCGAGGCGGCACTGGCCGGTGACGGTGGCTACGAGATCGTCGCCGACCTGACCACCCGCATCGGGCCGCGTCTGGCCGGCAGCGAGGCCGACGCAAGGGCGGTGGAGTGGGCCGTAAAGATGTTCGAGGAAATGGGCTTCGACCGCGTCTGGACCGAGCCGGCGACTTTTCCGACCTGGCATCGGGGGCTGGAGCGCACCGAAATCGTGTCGCCGGCACATCACGAACTGGTCACCCTGGCGCTCGGGTTTTCTCCGGCGACCCCCGAGGGCGGCATCGAGGCCGAAGTGGCGATGTTCGACGACCTGGCCGCGCTCGAGGCGGCCGACGAGTCCGAGGTTGCCGACCGCATCGTGTTTATCCGCAACCGCATGGAGCGCACGCGAACGGGCGCGGGTTACGGCCGCGCGGTGGGCGCGCGCTCGGTCGGCAGCCGGGTGGCGGAAGAGAAGGGCGCCCTGGCGCTGGTCATCCGTTCGATCGGCACTTCCAACAACCGCTTCGCCCACACCGGCATGCAGCGCTTCGATTCCGACGTACGGTTGCTGCCGGCCGTGGCTATTTCCAACCCCGATGCTGACCTGCTCGAACGCCTGATGGGCGGTGACGAGCCGGTGCGCATCCAGGTGGAGGTCGATGCCGAGACGGTCGAGTCCTACACCTCGCAAAACGTCATTGCCGAGATAACCGGTGCCGAAAAGCCCGAAGAGATCGTGGCGCTGGGCGCGCACCTGGATTCCTGGGATGTTGGAACCGGTGCCATTGATGACGGCGCCGGTGTGGCCATCGTGACCGAAGCGGCGCGCTTGATCCATGAACTGGAGCAGCGTCCGGACCGCTCGATTCGCGTCATCCTGTTTGCCGCCGAGGAGATCGGCCTGTGGGGCGGTCGCGCCTGGGCCGAGGCGCGCGCCGAAGACATCGAAGACTACCAGCTCGTGGCCGAATCGGATTTCGGTGCCGGCGAGATCTACGCCATCAGCGCCCGCGTGCGCGACGAAGCCTGGCCGATGATCGAGGCGATTCAGGCCGAACTCGAACCCCTGGGAATCGAACTGGGACGGCGCCAGGCTTCCGGCGGACCGGATTTCTCGCCGGCCCGGCCGCTTGGCGTGGCCGCCGTGGATCTGCATCAGGACGGCACCGAGTATTTCGATTACCACCACACAGTCAACGACACCCTCGACAAGATCGAGCCCGAGGCGCTCAAGCAGAATGCCGCGGCCTATGCGGTGCTGGCGTGGCTGGGCGCCCAGTCGCCAGTGTCCTTTGGTTCGGGCGAGACCATTCTTGCCGAGGAAGCGGAAGCCGAGGGGGGTGACTGA
- a CDS encoding RNA pyrophosphohydrolase, giving the protein MIDPDGFRPNVGIVLARDDGRVFWARRAGKDGWQFPQGGMNTDETPIEAMYRELGEETGLTPDHVDVLGQTPGWLRYRLPRRYRRRHQKPMCVGQKQVWFLLRFLADDDAFDLSAGERPEFDRYRWVDFWYPVRHVIPFKRRVYVRALRHLEPMLPDVPGQSNFG; this is encoded by the coding sequence ATGATTGATCCGGACGGATTCAGACCCAACGTCGGGATCGTGCTGGCCAGGGATGACGGGCGCGTCTTCTGGGCGCGCCGTGCCGGCAAGGATGGCTGGCAGTTTCCCCAGGGCGGCATGAACACCGACGAAACGCCCATCGAAGCCATGTATCGCGAACTCGGCGAGGAGACGGGGTTGACCCCGGACCACGTCGATGTGCTCGGACAGACGCCCGGCTGGCTGCGCTACCGCCTGCCGCGGCGCTATCGGCGACGCCACCAGAAGCCCATGTGCGTGGGCCAGAAGCAGGTCTGGTTCCTGCTGCGCTTTCTGGCCGACGATGATGCCTTTGACCTCAGCGCCGGCGAGCGGCCGGAGTTCGATCGCTATCGCTGGGTCGACTTCTGGTATCCCGTGCGTCATGTCATTCCGTTCAAACGGCGTGTTTATGTCCGGGCATTGCGGCATCTCGAGCCGATGTTGCCCGATGTTCCGGGGCAGTCGAATTTTGGCTGA
- a CDS encoding GGDEF domain-containing protein, with protein sequence MKSNRETAGSPRNLEADAGSPAGSAHRSKRCRERGLRAAVLLAAWLLAALPGLAVTDQLDPADSRRLLQERLDQAARLNVTAPWPESQAILDEIEPLLEYATPDQYATYKHLRIRNLALDGDFQKALELTEELLEQDIPDHQRLNALMRGANLAMNLRRFEEAFDYLDRTLKLEPQIDHPDLPADAHSLAADILRSIGKFDAAIEHGNKGVEVAAARGNVRTDCVARMRLSAAYKANNDLESAMREYRRAMERCQDAGDPVYIGIVEFGLGDTLRMTGRLDEARELLESALERHRKNDYATGVAETRMVLARLHLERGDLDQAEAMLPELVEHFTESERWDDLAKTHETLGTIAERRGDHEQALRHLKSQKAARERFLDMDRARQLAYLEVEFQTQITEQELALLREQARVRDLQEESQKQQRRLMYMGYIVAAFLVLILILLLAHTTRDRRRYRRLSHQDGLTGLNNHTRFFEIADPAFSSARANGNPFTLILADIDLFKRVNDEHGHLTGDEVLRRVAARLREVFGDTGIVGRIGGEEFAIALPGYELADVREPLDELREKLRSSRSEDDRIRVSMSFGVAQSNDEASLIELRRRADEALYKAKREGRDRVVFVDASS encoded by the coding sequence ATGAAATCGAATCGCGAAACTGCCGGCAGCCCACGAAACCTCGAAGCGGATGCCGGCTCGCCCGCCGGCTCCGCACACCGGTCGAAACGGTGCCGAGAACGCGGTCTGCGCGCGGCAGTTCTTCTGGCAGCGTGGCTGCTCGCCGCGCTGCCGGGGCTCGCCGTGACGGACCAACTCGATCCCGCTGACTCACGGAGGCTCCTGCAGGAACGGCTCGATCAGGCAGCCAGGCTCAACGTCACGGCACCGTGGCCGGAATCCCAGGCCATCCTCGATGAGATCGAACCGCTGCTCGAATACGCCACACCCGATCAGTACGCCACCTACAAGCATCTCAGGATTCGTAACCTGGCGCTGGACGGGGACTTCCAGAAGGCGCTCGAACTTACAGAAGAATTGCTCGAACAGGACATTCCCGACCACCAACGCCTCAATGCCCTGATGCGCGGCGCCAACCTTGCAATGAACCTCCGCCGCTTCGAGGAAGCCTTCGACTATCTCGATCGCACGCTGAAGCTGGAGCCGCAAATCGACCATCCCGACCTGCCGGCCGACGCCCACAGCTTGGCAGCCGATATATTGCGTTCGATCGGCAAGTTCGATGCCGCCATCGAGCACGGCAACAAAGGGGTCGAAGTCGCGGCGGCACGTGGCAATGTCCGAACTGACTGCGTCGCGCGAATGCGCCTGTCGGCTGCCTACAAGGCCAACAACGATCTCGAGTCCGCCATGCGTGAGTACCGCCGGGCAATGGAACGCTGTCAAGACGCCGGTGACCCGGTCTACATCGGGATTGTCGAATTCGGCCTGGGCGACACGCTCAGAATGACGGGGCGATTGGACGAAGCGCGGGAGCTGCTGGAGTCGGCGCTCGAGCGCCACCGCAAGAACGATTACGCCACGGGCGTGGCGGAAACACGCATGGTGCTCGCCCGCCTGCATCTTGAACGAGGCGACCTCGATCAGGCCGAGGCAATGCTGCCCGAGCTGGTCGAACATTTCACAGAATCCGAACGTTGGGACGATCTGGCGAAAACCCATGAAACACTCGGCACCATCGCGGAAAGGCGTGGCGATCATGAGCAGGCCCTGCGTCACCTGAAGTCACAGAAGGCGGCACGTGAACGTTTTCTCGACATGGACCGGGCTCGACAGCTGGCCTACCTCGAAGTCGAATTTCAAACGCAGATTACCGAGCAGGAACTGGCACTCCTGCGGGAGCAGGCGCGCGTACGCGATTTGCAGGAAGAATCTCAAAAACAGCAACGCCGGCTGATGTACATGGGCTATATCGTCGCCGCCTTCCTGGTCCTGATCCTGATACTGCTGCTGGCCCATACCACGCGCGACCGCCGCCGCTATCGCCGGCTGTCCCACCAGGACGGCCTGACCGGTCTGAACAACCACACGCGGTTTTTCGAGATCGCCGATCCGGCGTTCTCTTCGGCCCGCGCGAACGGTAATCCTTTCACGCTGATCCTCGCTGACATCGACCTGTTCAAGCGCGTCAACGACGAACACGGTCACCTGACCGGCGACGAGGTGCTTCGCCGGGTTGCAGCGCGCTTGCGGGAGGTGTTCGGCGACACGGGCATCGTAGGCCGTATCGGGGGCGAGGAGTTCGCGATCGCGCTCCCCGGCTATGAACTGGCGGATGTTCGCGAACCACTGGATGAGTTGCGTGAAAAATTGCGATCGAGCCGGAGTGAAGATGACCGCATCAGAGTCTCCATGAGCTTCGGGGTGGCACAGTCCAATGATGAGGCGTCGCTGATCGAGTTGCGCCGCCGTGCCGACGAAGCCCTCTATAAGGCCAAGCGGGAAGGGCGCGATCGCGTCGTGTTCGTCGATGCCTCGTCCTGA
- a CDS encoding ABC transporter ATP-binding protein yields the protein MNAAAIKPLIVEDLDVRIGSVQVVRDLNLAVGQSEFWGLLGPNGVGKTTLLKTFAGVFEPERGGIRLDDRRLDERKRRAIARRLGMLPQHTHYAFDATCLETALVGRHPHLKPWARETRADRERASDALADLDMLDLAGRSCMDLSGGESRRLALATLLVQDPAVMLLDEPTNHLDPANQVTILNVLHRQVCEQRKSAVMALHEVNLATCYCTHVLLLYGNGEWEAGPTPELLTAANLSRLYRCRVRLVDDGRQRVFAVAGGAGQSRD from the coding sequence ATGAACGCCGCAGCCATCAAACCGTTGATCGTCGAGGATCTCGATGTACGCATCGGCTCGGTGCAGGTCGTACGTGATCTCAACCTGGCCGTCGGGCAGAGTGAGTTCTGGGGCCTGCTCGGGCCCAACGGTGTCGGCAAGACCACACTGTTGAAGACCTTCGCCGGCGTGTTCGAGCCCGAACGCGGCGGGATTCGTCTCGACGACCGCCGCCTCGACGAACGCAAGCGCCGCGCCATCGCCCGTCGCCTGGGCATGCTGCCCCAGCACACACACTACGCCTTCGACGCCACCTGCCTGGAGACCGCGCTGGTCGGTCGCCATCCGCATCTCAAGCCCTGGGCACGGGAAACCCGGGCCGACCGTGAGCGGGCCAGCGATGCGCTGGCCGACCTGGACATGCTGGACCTGGCCGGGCGCAGCTGCATGGATCTTTCCGGCGGCGAGTCGCGGCGCCTGGCCCTGGCCACGCTGCTGGTCCAGGACCCGGCCGTGATGCTGCTCGACGAGCCGACCAACCACCTCGACCCTGCCAACCAGGTGACCATCCTCAACGTGCTCCACCGACAGGTGTGCGAACAGCGCAAGTCAGCGGTGATGGCGCTGCACGAAGTCAACCTGGCCACCTGCTACTGCACACACGTGCTGCTGCTCTATGGCAACGGCGAATGGGAAGCGGGCCCGACACCGGAACTGCTGACCGCCGCAAACCTCTCGCGCCTGTACCGCTGTCGGGTCCGATTGGTCGACGACGGCCGACAGCGGGTATTTGCTGTCGCCGGAGGCGCAGGACAGAGCCGCGATTGA
- a CDS encoding efflux RND transporter periplasmic adaptor subunit — MKRLMVAAAGLLLAAPLWAQFGGEPTVEVAVAEQREMAPTMQVSGTVLSRADASLSAEVEGRLVEVADVGTRAAEGDVIARIEDTVLSLRLSELEAEISRGEARLKFLDAELARVERLAETNLAAESQIDQTRSERDMAQSDLAVTRSRLAQLKDQIERSRVRAPFSGVVVERVARAGERVGVGARILRLVDPDSLEVVARAPLRYYRYVQPGDELAIDAEDEVFEAPLRTVVSVGNEDLHVFELRLDIEQPLPVGQTVRVTIPTAELREVLAVPRDALVLRGSGTAVFVIEDDGTARRATVSTGIGQGDWIEVAGPVQAGDRVVIRGNERLRDGQTVEIANG; from the coding sequence ATGAAACGATTGATGGTTGCCGCAGCCGGTCTGCTGCTGGCTGCGCCGCTATGGGCTCAATTCGGTGGCGAGCCGACGGTGGAAGTGGCTGTGGCCGAACAACGCGAAATGGCGCCGACGATGCAGGTCTCGGGCACGGTGCTGTCGCGCGCCGATGCCAGCCTGTCGGCCGAAGTCGAGGGCCGCCTGGTCGAAGTTGCCGACGTGGGCACGCGCGCGGCCGAAGGCGACGTGATCGCGCGGATCGAGGACACGGTGCTCAGCCTGCGCCTTTCGGAGCTCGAGGCCGAAATTTCCCGCGGCGAGGCTCGTTTGAAATTTCTCGATGCCGAGCTCGCCCGCGTCGAGCGACTCGCCGAGACCAATCTGGCCGCAGAAAGTCAGATCGATCAGACCCGCTCGGAGCGCGACATGGCGCAGAGCGACCTGGCGGTCACACGCTCGCGCCTGGCTCAGCTCAAGGATCAGATCGAGCGCTCCCGTGTCCGCGCGCCGTTTTCCGGCGTGGTGGTCGAGCGTGTCGCCCGGGCCGGCGAGCGGGTCGGTGTCGGCGCGCGCATCCTGCGCCTGGTCGACCCGGACAGTCTGGAGGTCGTGGCGCGTGCCCCCCTTCGTTACTACCGCTATGTCCAGCCGGGCGATGAGCTCGCGATCGACGCCGAGGACGAGGTCTTCGAAGCGCCGCTTCGGACCGTCGTCAGCGTGGGCAATGAGGATCTTCACGTGTTCGAGCTCAGGCTGGATATCGAGCAGCCGCTCCCGGTGGGTCAGACCGTGCGTGTGACCATTCCCACCGCCGAGCTGCGCGAAGTGCTCGCCGTGCCGCGCGACGCCCTCGTACTGCGGGGGTCGGGAACGGCCGTGTTCGTGATCGAGGATGACGGTACCGCCCGGCGCGCCACTGTATCGACCGGCATCGGTCAGGGCGACTGGATCGAAGTGGCCGGCCCCGTTCAGGCGGGCGACCGGGTCGTCATCCGCGGCAACGAACGCCTCAGGGACGGCCAGACGGTGGAAATCGCCAACGGCTAA
- a CDS encoding diguanylate cyclase, with amino-acid sequence MCTIPRLLPACLTLTLGLLTAQAFADNDDDLEAAIERARQLSVTEAVNASQPKIDELMRRLDEATPRQRVEIRLLDIRNQALRGGYSQAIDRLAALLDSKLDKDQRLRALRLAANLDINIGRYESGFGHLKAALGLVPQTDDPVEASRIYSLAGFTHSLAGDHQRAMRYATRAYRIAVDSGDISQRCSAGQRLSVAYRYAERFDLAEEAAKRALDDCRQANDQVYLGTVELELAYLALENDELEAAEARIDRGMQRLRDAVWADGILTAEQLRTRLAAARGEHQRTIELAERLIDRVGDRELWERKASLHRLAATAHAELGEYEAAYNHRIKQVESRRRFLDKDRNRRMAMLEVAFNVDRHEQELALLREQQRVSKLEAESRRQQARFRMLLTALAIGMVLMLVVILRRVLRDRRHFRRLSRIDGLTRVSNHTRFFDTARTTVNDSHRNGKPLVLVLGDIDHFKRVNDRHGHIAGDRVLRAVARLLCDHFPGDGKVGRIGGEEFAVCLPGADLNTVLAGLEVFRRALAAIEYGDDADRLTMSFGIAQLAPHESLEQLRERADAALYRAKRGGRDTVVVADSFGR; translated from the coding sequence ATGTGCACGATTCCAAGGCTGCTCCCGGCGTGCCTGACACTGACACTGGGACTCCTGACGGCACAGGCCTTCGCCGACAACGATGACGATCTCGAAGCGGCCATCGAGCGGGCCCGCCAGCTGAGCGTCACCGAGGCAGTCAATGCCTCCCAGCCGAAGATCGACGAGCTGATGCGACGGCTGGACGAGGCGACGCCTCGCCAGCGAGTCGAGATTCGCCTGCTCGACATCCGCAACCAGGCGCTGCGAGGCGGCTATTCCCAAGCCATCGATCGGCTTGCAGCGCTGCTTGATTCGAAGCTGGACAAGGACCAGAGGCTGCGCGCCCTTCGCCTGGCCGCCAACCTCGATATCAACATCGGGCGTTATGAGTCGGGCTTCGGCCACCTCAAGGCGGCACTCGGCCTGGTTCCGCAAACGGACGATCCCGTCGAGGCATCCCGGATCTACAGCCTGGCCGGTTTCACGCACAGCCTGGCCGGCGACCATCAAAGAGCCATGCGCTACGCAACCCGGGCCTATCGGATCGCCGTGGATTCCGGGGACATCTCCCAGCGGTGCTCGGCCGGACAGCGGCTTTCGGTCGCCTATCGCTATGCCGAACGGTTCGACCTCGCCGAAGAGGCCGCGAAGAGGGCGCTGGACGATTGCAGGCAGGCCAACGATCAGGTCTACCTGGGCACGGTGGAGCTGGAGCTGGCCTACCTCGCCCTGGAGAACGATGAGCTGGAAGCCGCGGAAGCCCGGATCGACCGCGGAATGCAACGTCTGCGCGATGCAGTCTGGGCAGACGGCATCCTGACGGCCGAACAGCTCCGCACCCGCCTGGCCGCCGCCCGCGGCGAACACCAACGAACGATCGAATTGGCCGAGCGTTTGATCGACCGCGTCGGTGACCGCGAATTATGGGAGCGAAAGGCTTCGCTGCACCGTCTCGCGGCAACAGCCCACGCGGAACTCGGGGAGTACGAAGCCGCATACAACCATCGGATCAAGCAAGTCGAATCACGTCGTCGGTTCCTCGACAAGGACCGCAACCGGCGGATGGCGATGCTGGAGGTTGCATTCAACGTTGACCGCCATGAACAGGAGCTGGCGCTGCTGCGCGAACAGCAGCGAGTGAGCAAACTCGAGGCAGAATCGCGCCGCCAGCAGGCCCGGTTCCGAATGCTGCTCACGGCGCTGGCGATAGGAATGGTCCTGATGCTAGTAGTCATCCTCAGGCGCGTCCTGCGCGACCGGCGGCATTTTCGCCGCCTGTCGCGAATCGACGGATTGACCCGGGTAAGCAACCACACCCGGTTCTTCGACACCGCTCGCACGACGGTGAATGACTCGCATCGAAACGGAAAACCACTGGTGCTCGTGCTGGGCGATATCGATCACTTCAAGCGGGTTAACGACCGGCACGGTCACATCGCGGGCGATCGCGTGTTGCGCGCAGTCGCTCGACTCCTGTGCGACCACTTCCCCGGCGACGGAAAGGTAGGCCGCATCGGTGGCGAGGAGTTTGCCGTTTGCCTGCCCGGCGCAGACCTGAACACGGTGCTGGCCGGACTTGAAGTTTTCCGGAGAGCACTTGCCGCCATCGAGTACGGCGATGACGCCGATCGGCTGACCATGAGTTTCGGCATCGCCCAACTGGCTCCTCACGAGTCACTGGAGCAACTGCGAGAACGCGCCGACGCGGCCCTTTACCGCGCCAAGCGCGGCGGGCGCGACACCGTCGTCGTCGCCGACAGTTTCGGGCGATGA
- a CDS encoding SAM-dependent methyltransferase → MPRPDRRHGKLIVVGCGLQPSRHTGERTISEIRRADVVFVLADPFAIDWVHSLNPNTRNLSEYYDDQRDRRDSYRDMEQALLDEVRAGSLVCAVFYGHPGVFAQVPHTAMRQARAEGFETRMEPGISAEACLYADLGMDPGHRGVQSIEATRFLVFKYALNPSSLLLLWQVALAGSLDCTGFTARPDRLQVLVDKLGRFYPPDSEGILYEAAWLPIEDFRAERLALSELPSAELHPHTTLVIPPVHEAERDERWITALEALD, encoded by the coding sequence ATGCCTCGTCCTGATCGCCGGCACGGGAAGTTGATCGTGGTCGGCTGTGGCCTGCAGCCTTCACGTCATACCGGCGAAAGAACGATCTCCGAGATTCGTCGCGCCGATGTAGTATTCGTGCTCGCCGATCCGTTCGCCATCGACTGGGTTCACTCACTCAACCCCAACACCCGCAACCTGAGCGAGTACTACGACGATCAACGCGACCGGCGCGACAGCTACCGCGACATGGAACAGGCCCTGCTCGACGAGGTCAGGGCCGGCTCGCTGGTATGTGCCGTGTTCTACGGCCATCCCGGGGTGTTCGCCCAGGTTCCGCACACGGCCATGCGCCAGGCTCGGGCCGAAGGATTCGAGACCCGCATGGAACCAGGGATTTCGGCGGAAGCATGTCTGTATGCCGACCTGGGAATGGATCCCGGTCATCGCGGTGTGCAGTCAATCGAGGCGACGCGATTTCTGGTCTTCAAGTACGCGCTCAACCCAAGCTCGCTGCTCCTACTGTGGCAGGTCGCCCTGGCCGGCAGCCTCGACTGCACCGGCTTCACGGCCAGACCCGATCGTTTGCAGGTTCTGGTGGACAAGCTCGGCCGTTTCTACCCGCCCGATTCGGAAGGGATTCTCTACGAAGCCGCCTGGCTGCCGATCGAGGACTTTCGGGCCGAACGCCTGGCTTTGTCCGAGTTGCCGAGCGCCGAACTGCACCCGCATACCACCCTGGTCATCCCGCCGGTACACGAGGCCGAGCGAGACGAACGCTGGATTACTGCCCTCGAGGCGCTCGACTGA
- a CDS encoding iron ABC transporter permease codes for MRHTPAKRRLIIWPALLALPPLALLLAASWGSGGWVWPFAADGAMQRVVLELRLPRAIAALVTGAMLAQAGCLMQVLLRNPLADPYVLGLSGGAAAFALIGMSLGLSFLPVPLLAFAGAMLTMIIVFVLARGRGPWSTTRVLLTGVVIAAGWGALISLILATGPDASLRSMLYWLMGDLSQAGLSALWLLPLAAGVGLLWLRARSLNVMSGGELQAALLGESARARFWEIYVVASLLTALAVSLAGAIGFVGLIVPHLMRLLVGADHRVLLPASALFGGGFLVLADTAARSLLGPRQLPVGVLTALIGVPLFLLLLYRAARIR; via the coding sequence ATGCGCCACACACCAGCCAAACGGCGGCTGATTATCTGGCCGGCGCTGCTGGCCCTGCCGCCGCTGGCCCTGCTGCTGGCGGCGAGTTGGGGCAGCGGCGGCTGGGTCTGGCCGTTTGCCGCCGACGGTGCCATGCAGCGCGTGGTGCTCGAACTGCGCCTGCCGCGTGCGATTGCCGCGCTGGTCACCGGCGCAATGCTGGCCCAGGCCGGTTGCCTGATGCAGGTGCTGTTGCGAAACCCGCTGGCCGATCCCTACGTGCTGGGCCTTTCGGGCGGGGCCGCGGCCTTCGCCCTGATCGGTATGAGCCTGGGCCTGAGCTTTCTGCCGGTGCCGCTGTTGGCCTTCGCCGGCGCCATGCTGACGATGATCATCGTCTTCGTCCTGGCGCGCGGCCGCGGGCCGTGGAGTACCACCCGCGTGCTGCTCACCGGCGTGGTGATCGCCGCCGGCTGGGGCGCGCTGATTTCGCTGATCCTTGCCACCGGACCCGATGCCAGCCTGCGCTCGATGCTGTACTGGCTGATGGGCGACCTGAGCCAGGCCGGGTTGTCGGCACTGTGGCTGCTGCCCTTGGCCGCCGGCGTGGGTCTGCTGTGGCTGCGCGCCCGCAGCCTCAACGTGATGAGCGGCGGTGAACTTCAGGCCGCGCTGTTGGGCGAATCGGCCCGGGCGCGCTTCTGGGAAATCTACGTGGTCGCCTCGCTGCTGACCGCCCTGGCCGTGTCGCTGGCCGGAGCAATCGGCTTTGTCGGCCTGATCGTGCCGCATCTGATGCGATTGCTCGTGGGTGCCGATCATCGTGTCCTGCTGCCAGCCTCGGCGCTGTTCGGTGGCGGCTTCCTGGTGCTGGCCGACACCGCCGCGCGCAGCCTGCTGGGACCAAGACAACTTCCCGTGGGCGTACTCACCGCCTTGATCGGTGTCCCCCTTTTCCTGCTATTGCTCTATCGCGCGGCCAGGATTCGCTAG